The genomic region CAAACACGGTACACAATGGGGATTTGAAATCCTTGCGTCAGGAGAGCTAACGGGGCGACGTCAATGATGCAAAAGGCGGCTCAGAGTCACTTGAAGGAAAAGTTTTCTTTTCAGATCGTACAGCCGAAAAGTCGACAGACCTGGTTACCCGTGAAAATCTGAGAAGTAAAACGCGACTTTATGCCCAGGGTAAAGGTATGCATAGCACCAACCCAGCAGCAAGAGCGTTTCAGCATCGGATGTGTCAGGGGATTAATCTGCATCTAGCAGCGGGAAAAGCCCTCGATCTTTCAGAATATCCCTTTAAATTTGAGGCAACCAACGAGGAACATACACAAAGTACGATCGTGCAATGGTTGCAAAATATGCTCACTAAAACCTGCAACATTAATCCCAGGAAATTTCTGAATGCCTCCCTGGAGCACTGCGGAGCAACGCTGAAGTTTCCGCGTTAAATTATTCTCAGTTTGCCCGACGACCAGCAAACTATTTTCAAGGGTAAGATGCTTGAATCTCTGCTCGCCAGTGCCACCACCACGCTGCAGCAGCAGATGGAAGGCGGCAAAGCACCGCTCCTGGGGATGGTCAATAACGGTAAAATTGTTCCTGTGGTGCTGGGTTTTAGTAAAGTCGCCGCTCTAAAAACCCACTCGATCAGCGGCTCATTGGGCAAAGTGGCCAGCAACTACCATTACCAAAGTCAAAACCATCCTCTGACAGGCTCCGCAAAAGGGGGGCGGTGAAAAGAAATTGAGCTTAACGATTTACAGGATCTGGCGACACTTTGCCTTACCTGTCAGGCAAAAGGGGTGAATCTGCCTGCCGATGTGTTGATTCGCATTAATCCCAGTTCGCGGGAAAAAAAGAGTACGGGCGTGAAAGTCCACTATCCTGAACCACAGAAACTCAGGCAATTTCAACAAAATTTTGCCACACATCTGGCTGATATAAAAGTTGCAATAAAGAGCACACCTTTGCCTGAACTGCAACAGATCAGAATCAAGGACCTGGCGGCAGGGTTACAGTCGCCAGAATAATACTTACGGCAAAATTAGCGCAGCCAGTCGGGTAGATCGCCCAGCCCCATTGCCTGTTTTAACAAACGAGGTTTTAATCCAGGCAGTTTATCAGCCAGGCTTAACCCCGCGCCGCGCAGTAGTTTTTTTGCCGGATGATTACCGCTAAACAGCTCGCGGAAGCCCTGCATACTGCCCAGCATCATCGCGGCACTGTGTTTGCGACTGCGTTCATAACGGCGCAGATAAAGATGCTGACCAATATCCTTACCCTGCTGGTACAGGCGTTTTAGCTCACTGACCAGCGCCGCTGCATCCATAAAACCGAGATTTACCCCCTGTCCGGCCAGCGGATGAATGGTGTGAGCAGCATCCCCTACCAGCGCCAGGCGATGAGCGGCGAAGTTGCGGGCAAAGCGGGCCATCAGCGGGAAGGTTTTGCGTTCGCTTTCCAGCGAACATAAGCCCAGTCGCATATCAAAAGTCACCGAAAGCTGCTGATTAAATACCTCTTCCGGCATGGATTGCAGCCGGGAAGCTTCCTGTGGTGGCAGGGACCAGACGATTGAACAAAGGGAAGGATCGCTCAATGGCAGGAAGGCCAGAATGCCTTCGCCATGAAAAACCTGCCGTGCAACCGCGCCATGGGGCTGTTGCGTACGGATAGTTGCCACCAACGCATGGTGCTCATAATCATGGAACATCAGCGGAATATCTGCTTTATTACGCAGCCAGGAGTCGGCCCCATCGGCGGCGACTAACAGCCGGGCACTGAGCATGTTTCCGTCACTCAGGGTAACGAAAGCTTCGTTTTCACCAAAGGCTATCTGCTGAAGTTGCGCTGGCACTATCAGGGTAATGTGATTGTGCTCGCAGGCTTTATCCCACAGAGCCTGCTTAATCACCGAATTTTCAATAATATGCCCAAGATGACTGAGCCCCTGCTGCCCTGTGTCAAAGGTAATGTGACCAAAGCTGTCACGATCCCACACTTCCATCCTGTGATAGGCACTGCTGCGGCCAGCAAGAATGCGATCCCACACGCCCAGATGCTGCAACAGACGCTCACTGGCCGTATTAATTGCTGATACCCGCAACGCAGGCGCATCATTATGCCCCAGGGAGAGCGGCATTTCGCGCTCCAGCACCGCCACTTTCATGCCGCTTCCCTGCAGTCCACAGGCAACGGCCAGACCGACCATCCCGCCCCCTGCCACAATCACATCATATGTTTGCATCACAGATTTCTCCTCAACGCGCAACCCAGCCCAACATGCGCCTGGCAAGCCAGTCACGCATCGGCGGCAGAGCATCCATCGCCATCAAACCCAGATTTCGCCCAATGACCAATGGTGCATAAGGGTTGGCGAAAAATCTGACCAGTGTGTCAGTTAAGCAAATCGTTGTGGCAGTATCCCCTTGCCGCCGCTGTTGGTAATGATGAAGAATGTCATAGCTGCCAATGTCCTGCCCATCACGGGATGCAGCAGCAATGGTTTCCGCAAGAGACATGACATCACGCAGCCCCAGGTTAAACCCCTGACCCGCGATAGGGTGCAGCGTTTGCGCGGCATTGCCCACCAGCGCCAGACGGTGAGAAACACGCTGTGAGGCCACCTGCAGGCGCAATGGATAACTGTGACACTGACCGATTTGCGTAATGCGCCCCAGCCGCCAGCCAAACGCTTTCTGCAATTCGTCCCGAAAACGCAGCTCGCCCCAGCTGCCAATCTGCTGCCGGGCAGCCAGCGAATGACACCATACCAGAGAACTACGACCGCCGGACATCGGCAACAGCGCCAGCGGACCATAGGGCGTAAAACGTTCAAATGCCCTGCCCTGATGGGGCTCGCTGGTGGATACATTGGCGATCATCGCAACCTGTTGGTAATCCTCTGTTTGCCACTGGACGCCGCAGGATGCCGCTACAGAGGATTGTGAACCATCCGCCGCCACCAGCAGCTGCGCGTGAATCGCTTCCCCTGTGCTCAAGGTAACGGTGACCTGTTGCTGATTGCGCACCACTGTCGACACGGTCGCAGGACTGCACAGACGTACGCACGGCGTCTTTTTCAAAAGCGTAAACAATATGGCACCGGCATCATGGAGTTCAATAACATTCCCTAATGCCTCAAGGCCGTAATCCTGCGCACTGATTGAGACAAAGCTGCCATGGCCTCTGTCGCTGACATGAATATCGGAGATGGGCGTGGTATGCGCTTTTAACACTGACCACAGGTTAATGGCTTCCAGCCGTTTACAGGTTCCATCGGCCAGCGCTATGGCGCGGCCATCATACCCCGGATGAGTGCGGTTATCCGGCTCGCTGGCTTCCACCACCGTCACCTTTACCTTTCCCTGAGTGAGATGAGAAATCACCAGTGCCAGCGTGGCACCTGCCATTCCCCCGCCTGCGATAACGATGCTCATTGCTTTCTCGCTGTCTCCATCAGTGCTTCAATTGCATCAGCATCTTTAACCACGCTGGCGGTAAGGTTCTCATTACCCTCAGCAGTGATGATGATGTCATCCTCCACGCGAATACCAATTCCGCGATATTCCAACGGCACATCGGCATCCGGGGCGATATACAGCCCAGGCTCGACCGTTATCACCATACCAGGTTCAAGAATGCGGTCGCGCTCGTTGCCATAGAACCCAACATCGTGAACGTCCAGACCTAGCCAGTGGCTCAGGCCGTGCATATAAAACTGACGGTGTGCCTGTTCGGCAATCAGGGTGTCCACATCCCCTTTCATCACGCCAAGTTTGACCAGCCCGGTAACCATGATCCGCACGACCGAATCGTTCACCTCCCTGATGCTGATGCCCGGACCAAAGAGATCTAAAGCCGTATTTAACGATGACAGCACGATGTCATAGACAGCCCGCTGTGGTGCGGTAAACTTTCCGTTAACCGGAAAAGTTCGGGTGATATCCCCTGCATAACCGTGAAATTCACAGCCTGCATCAACCAGCACCAGATCGCCATCCCGCAGCCGACATTCATTTTCGGTGTAATGCAGGATACAACCGTTTTCACCCGAACCAACGATAGTGTTATAGGAAGCAAATCGGGCGCCGTGCTGGTTAAATTCGTAATGAATTTCACCTTCGAGCTGATATTCGTACATACCCGGACGGCACGCTTTCATGGCGCGAGTGTGTGCCAGTGCGCTGATACGCCCAGCTTCCCGAAGAAGGGCCTGTTCTTCAGGAGATTTAAACAGGCGCATTTCATACACCCACGGACGCCAGTCGGTGAGCGTGGCTGGTGCAGTGAGATTCTGACGCGCGCCCTTGCGCAGCGTATCCAGTGCGCTAAATACCAGACTGTCCGCCTGGGAATAAAGCCCCTGCGCATGATAAATTACATCCAGCCCATTGAGAAGTTGAGGCAGCTGTTCACTGATATCATCGAAGGGAAGCGCACGATCGACCGACAGCTTCTCCAGCGCGGCTTCCTGCCCCAGCCGACGACCAAACCAGATTTCTGCGGTCAAGTCGCGAACCCGGTTAAACAGCACACTATGATGGTGATTTTTACTGCTTTTGATCAACACCAGCACCGCTTCAGGCTCGTTAAAGCCAGTGAAATACCAAAAATCGCTGTTCTGACGATAAGGGTATTCACTGTCATTGCTTCGCGTCGCTTCCGGCGCGGCAAAAATCACCGCTGCGCTGGCCGGTGTCATTTTCGCCAGAAGCGCCTTACGGCGGCGCACAATCTCTTGTTGTGTCATCAATTTCTCCTGAGTGCGAACAGCCACCGCTTAATGCAGGGTGTTTTTTTTCACTCCCGCTTGCGCTGAGAGGGTTCGGGTAAAGGTATCGTGGCAAAGCAGCGCGGCAACCCGCACATATTCAACGACTTCT from Erwinia tracheiphila harbors:
- the ubiI gene encoding FAD-dependent 2-octaprenylphenol hydroxylase: MQTYDVIVAGGGMVGLAVACGLQGSGMKVAVLEREMPLSLGHNDAPALRVSAINTASERLLQHLGVWDRILAGRSSAYHRMEVWDRDSFGHITFDTGQQGLSHLGHIIENSVIKQALWDKACEHNHITLIVPAQLQQIAFGENEAFVTLSDGNMLSARLLVAADGADSWLRNKADIPLMFHDYEHHALVATIRTQQPHGAVARQVFHGEGILAFLPLSDPSLCSIVWSLPPQEASRLQSMPEEVFNQQLSVTFDMRLGLCSLESERKTFPLMARFARNFAAHRLALVGDAAHTIHPLAGQGVNLGFMDAAALVSELKRLYQQGKDIGQHLYLRRYERSRKHSAAMMLGSMQGFRELFSGNHPAKKLLRGAGLSLADKLPGLKPRLLKQAMGLGDLPDWLR
- the ubiH gene encoding 2-octaprenyl-6-methoxyphenyl hydroxylase produces the protein MSIVIAGGGMAGATLALVISHLTQGKVKVTVVEASEPDNRTHPGYDGRAIALADGTCKRLEAINLWSVLKAHTTPISDIHVSDRGHGSFVSISAQDYGLEALGNVIELHDAGAILFTLLKKTPCVRLCSPATVSTVVRNQQQVTVTLSTGEAIHAQLLVAADGSQSSVAASCGVQWQTEDYQQVAMIANVSTSEPHQGRAFERFTPYGPLALLPMSGGRSSLVWCHSLAARQQIGSWGELRFRDELQKAFGWRLGRITQIGQCHSYPLRLQVASQRVSHRLALVGNAAQTLHPIAGQGFNLGLRDVMSLAETIAAASRDGQDIGSYDILHHYQQRRQGDTATTICLTDTLVRFFANPYAPLVIGRNLGLMAMDALPPMRDWLARRMLGWVAR
- the pepP gene encoding Xaa-Pro aminopeptidase, whose protein sequence is MTQQEIVRRRKALLAKMTPASAAVIFAAPEATRSNDSEYPYRQNSDFWYFTGFNEPEAVLVLIKSSKNHHHSVLFNRVRDLTAEIWFGRRLGQEAALEKLSVDRALPFDDISEQLPQLLNGLDVIYHAQGLYSQADSLVFSALDTLRKGARQNLTAPATLTDWRPWVYEMRLFKSPEEQALLREAGRISALAHTRAMKACRPGMYEYQLEGEIHYEFNQHGARFASYNTIVGSGENGCILHYTENECRLRDGDLVLVDAGCEFHGYAGDITRTFPVNGKFTAPQRAVYDIVLSSLNTALDLFGPGISIREVNDSVVRIMVTGLVKLGVMKGDVDTLIAEQAHRQFYMHGLSHWLGLDVHDVGFYGNERDRILEPGMVITVEPGLYIAPDADVPLEYRGIGIRVEDDIIITAEGNENLTASVVKDADAIEALMETARKQ